In Cystobacter fuscus DSM 2262, one DNA window encodes the following:
- a CDS encoding threonine synthase — protein sequence MSFLSHLECSRCHQTHDADRLQNLCTCGGPLLVRYDLKAVARAVRPANLAGRVSSLWRYRELLPLRDDKNLITLGEGMTPLFPLPRLGASVGLPDLWLKDEGLNPTASFKARGAATGVSRAKELGVTALAMPTNGNAGGAWASYGARAGISVTLVMPTDAPAMSVLEATAVGAHAYMVRGQITDAGAIVGRSAKAHGWFEAATLKEPYRIEGKKTMGYEIAEQLGWSLPDVILYPTGGGVGIIGIYKALLEMRELGWLPDSVRFPKLVAVQAEGCQPIVKAFREGKDVSEKWENASTVAQGIRVPKALGDFLVLQAVRETGGTCVAVSDADTLWGLEQISRQEGAFICPEGAALVGAARQLLREGWLDAGQRVLLLNTGAGIKYPDVMSPKLPILELNATL from the coding sequence ATGTCTTTCCTCTCCCATCTCGAGTGCTCGCGCTGCCACCAGACCCATGACGCGGACCGGCTGCAGAACCTGTGCACGTGCGGTGGTCCGCTGCTCGTGCGCTATGACCTGAAGGCCGTCGCCCGCGCGGTGCGCCCCGCGAATCTCGCCGGCCGCGTGTCCTCCCTGTGGCGCTACCGCGAGCTGCTGCCGCTGCGCGATGACAAGAACCTCATCACGCTCGGCGAGGGCATGACGCCGCTGTTTCCCCTGCCCCGGCTGGGCGCCTCCGTGGGCCTGCCCGACCTGTGGTTGAAGGACGAGGGGCTCAACCCCACCGCCTCGTTCAAGGCGCGGGGCGCCGCCACCGGGGTGAGCCGGGCCAAGGAGCTGGGCGTCACCGCGCTCGCCATGCCCACCAACGGCAACGCGGGCGGCGCCTGGGCGAGCTACGGCGCGCGCGCGGGCATCTCCGTCACCCTGGTGATGCCCACGGACGCGCCCGCCATGAGCGTGCTGGAGGCCACGGCCGTGGGCGCCCACGCCTATATGGTGCGCGGGCAGATCACCGACGCGGGCGCCATCGTGGGCCGCTCGGCCAAGGCGCACGGCTGGTTCGAGGCCGCCACGCTCAAGGAGCCCTACCGCATCGAAGGCAAGAAGACGATGGGCTACGAGATCGCCGAGCAGCTCGGCTGGAGCCTGCCCGACGTCATCCTCTACCCCACCGGCGGCGGCGTGGGCATCATCGGCATCTACAAGGCCCTCCTGGAGATGCGCGAGCTGGGCTGGTTGCCGGACAGCGTGCGCTTTCCCAAGCTCGTCGCCGTGCAGGCCGAGGGCTGCCAGCCCATCGTGAAGGCCTTCCGCGAGGGCAAGGACGTCTCGGAGAAGTGGGAGAACGCGTCCACGGTGGCGCAGGGCATCCGCGTGCCCAAGGCGCTCGGGGACTTCCTCGTGCTCCAGGCGGTGCGCGAGACGGGTGGCACCTGCGTGGCCGTGTCCGACGCGGACACGCTGTGGGGGCTCGAGCAGATCAGCCGCCAGGAGGGCGCCTTCATCTGCCCCGAGGGCGCCGCGCTCGTGGGCGCCGCGCGCCAGCTGCTGCGCGAGGGGTGGTTGGACGCGGGCCAACGCGTGCTCCTGCTCAACACCGGCGCGGGCATCAAATACCCGGACGTGATGTCGCCGAAGCTCCCCATCCTGGAGCTGAACGCGACCCTGTAG
- a CDS encoding aldose 1-epimerase produces MQEEDTVLLKDGDCVAEIVPERGALVSRFTVGGEELLFLDASTLADPGKNVRGGIPVLFPSPGVLAGGTYPAEGRDYTMRRHGFARDLAWEVRHRENARAELVLGHSEQTLREFPWRFEARLTVTLSGGALRLDFAAENLDTRPMPLHLGYHPYFHVPQANKAVTRLDTDATRAWDNRTGAPATFSGLDLTGTEVDMHLLDHSRPGTTLHRGPGLRPVVLSWSESFTTVVVWTLTGRNFVCVEPWTAPGGALRTGEGLLSVAPGATFSSEFEIRAGRE; encoded by the coding sequence ATGCAGGAGGAGGACACGGTGCTGCTCAAGGATGGCGACTGCGTCGCCGAGATCGTCCCGGAACGTGGAGCGCTCGTCAGCCGCTTCACCGTCGGAGGGGAGGAACTGCTCTTCCTCGACGCGAGCACCCTGGCGGACCCCGGCAAGAACGTCCGGGGTGGCATCCCCGTGCTCTTCCCCTCTCCCGGAGTCCTTGCCGGGGGTACCTACCCCGCCGAGGGCCGCGACTACACGATGCGCCGCCACGGCTTCGCCCGGGACCTGGCCTGGGAGGTGCGTCACCGGGAGAACGCACGCGCGGAGCTCGTGCTCGGACACTCCGAGCAGACGCTGCGCGAGTTTCCCTGGCGCTTCGAGGCGCGCCTCACCGTGACGCTCTCGGGCGGCGCGCTGCGCCTGGACTTCGCCGCCGAGAACCTCGACACCCGGCCCATGCCCCTGCACCTGGGCTACCACCCGTACTTCCACGTGCCCCAGGCGAACAAGGCCGTCACGCGGCTCGACACGGACGCCACGCGCGCCTGGGACAACCGCACCGGGGCGCCCGCCACCTTCTCCGGCCTGGACCTCACCGGCACCGAGGTGGACATGCACCTGCTCGACCACTCCCGGCCGGGCACCACGCTCCATCGCGGCCCCGGGCTGCGGCCGGTGGTGTTGTCCTGGAGCGAGAGCTTCACCACGGTGGTGGTGTGGACGCTCACGGGCCGCAACTTCGTCTGCGTGGAGCCGTGGACGGCGCCCGGCGGCGCGCTCCGCACCGGCGAGGGGCTGCTGAGCGTGGCCCCCGGAGCCACCTTCTCTTCCGAGTTCGAGATCCGCGCCGGAAGGGAATAA
- a CDS encoding YcaO-like family protein, producing the protein MSAKKSLQEACEAYRAAFPPGELEMFRADPIDRVGIPAVAASLRLKTGTQFATHGHGATQDEAEAGALGKLAESVFTETALRAHAREKGTYRELARTRGPSGVVDPLKLCLPAGSPYHADMELTWVTVTRLTTGEKVLIPEEWVATRSGQLEGRTPLIPPITHGQGAGLTHEQALTHAILELFQRDGNGLRSRALDQGVVLDLKDAALGPELQLLLAHYERVGIEVIPKLACTDFGLVGLYVVGRDPALRDQPMALTACGEAADLDREWALRRALLEYAGSRTRKAFAHGPLELAEKLAPPGYMNRFLPYLELEDEEPRALQAMADWTQLSATQMRSLMEQRVLAERGRVPFASLPTSPNPGDARQRGDVLVRKLTQAGFDILVADMSPTNHSVVSLKVIVPGLEGETMSDHRIGERGVAKLLARQDPLAGLGKPPEGAQRVRLTPEAEERLGGPAWFHSRLAEAIVGRLYALYREPERHAAQLMPRRRRHGGAPS; encoded by the coding sequence ATGAGCGCGAAGAAGAGTCTGCAGGAAGCGTGTGAAGCCTACCGCGCGGCCTTTCCGCCCGGCGAGTTGGAGATGTTCCGCGCGGATCCCATCGATCGCGTGGGCATCCCGGCGGTGGCCGCGAGCCTGCGGCTGAAGACCGGCACGCAGTTCGCCACCCATGGTCACGGCGCCACCCAGGATGAGGCCGAGGCCGGCGCGCTCGGGAAGCTGGCCGAGAGCGTCTTCACCGAGACCGCGCTCCGGGCACACGCACGCGAGAAGGGCACCTACCGCGAGCTGGCGCGCACCCGCGGTCCCTCCGGCGTGGTGGATCCGCTGAAGCTGTGCCTCCCCGCGGGCAGCCCCTACCACGCGGACATGGAGCTGACGTGGGTGACGGTGACGCGGCTGACCACCGGGGAGAAGGTGCTCATCCCCGAGGAATGGGTGGCCACCAGGAGCGGGCAGCTCGAGGGCCGCACGCCCCTCATCCCCCCCATCACCCACGGCCAGGGCGCGGGCCTCACCCACGAGCAGGCCCTGACCCACGCCATCCTCGAGCTGTTCCAGCGCGACGGCAACGGCCTGCGCTCCCGCGCGCTCGATCAAGGCGTGGTGCTCGACCTGAAGGACGCCGCCCTCGGCCCCGAGCTCCAGCTGCTGCTCGCTCACTACGAGCGCGTGGGCATCGAAGTCATTCCGAAGCTGGCCTGCACGGACTTCGGGCTCGTCGGCCTGTACGTGGTGGGTCGCGACCCGGCGCTGCGCGACCAGCCCATGGCCCTCACGGCGTGCGGCGAGGCGGCGGACCTGGATCGAGAGTGGGCGCTGCGCAGGGCACTGCTGGAGTACGCGGGGTCGCGCACGCGCAAGGCCTTCGCCCACGGTCCCCTGGAGCTGGCGGAGAAGCTCGCCCCTCCGGGGTACATGAACCGCTTCCTGCCCTACCTCGAGCTGGAGGACGAGGAGCCCCGCGCCCTGCAGGCCATGGCCGACTGGACCCAGCTCTCCGCGACCCAGATGCGCTCGCTCATGGAGCAGCGGGTGCTCGCCGAGCGCGGCCGGGTGCCCTTCGCCTCGCTGCCCACCAGCCCGAACCCCGGCGACGCCCGGCAACGCGGCGACGTGCTCGTGCGCAAGCTCACCCAGGCGGGCTTCGACATCCTCGTGGCGGACATGTCGCCCACGAACCACTCCGTCGTCTCGCTCAAGGTCATCGTCCCGGGGCTGGAAGGGGAGACGATGAGCGACCACCGCATCGGCGAGCGCGGCGTGGCGAAGCTGCTCGCGCGACAGGATCCACTCGCGGGCCTGGGCAAGCCGCCCGAGGGCGCCCAGCGCGTGCGCCTCACGCCGGAGGCCGAGGAGCGGCTCGGAGGCCCCGCCTGGTTCCACTCGCGCCTGGCGGAGGCCATCGTCGGCCGGCTCTACGCGCTCTACCGCGAGCCCGAGCGCCATGCCGCCCAGCTCATGCCGCGCCGGCGCCGCCACGGAGGCGCCCCGTCGTGA
- a CDS encoding HD domain-containing protein, producing MENPALEVAPVLNRLAGLRSLLCELVALKRVHTPEQPDGLAAHGFRRAWAALVSGEDPAILALRETALALSAVRLGGMDFDVLRRVGLSPEQILGVLRRGFEAATAPVDAGLRDRLRTALAGASTWVGAEPPAFVERLVRQPRAGPTHANKQRVVLLPAESHADHCYVVAVTAVLVSPLFGADPTRPFVAALSHHLSNAVLPDAGGHGNRLLGEHLAPLMARITEQVLDTLPSGLALRVREARRLLPHTDTPEARAFHAANTLDRLLEMEVHARAAGFTPRQALEDLEFIQDGPMRAYENAVLAAVGLSP from the coding sequence ATGGAGAACCCCGCGCTGGAAGTGGCCCCGGTGCTCAACCGGCTGGCCGGGCTGCGCTCCCTCTTGTGCGAGCTGGTGGCCCTCAAACGCGTGCACACGCCCGAGCAGCCCGACGGGCTGGCGGCCCACGGCTTCCGCCGGGCGTGGGCGGCACTCGTCTCGGGCGAGGATCCGGCCATCCTGGCGCTGCGCGAGACGGCCCTCGCCCTGAGCGCCGTGCGGTTGGGGGGAATGGACTTCGACGTCCTGCGCCGCGTCGGCCTCTCCCCCGAGCAGATCCTGGGAGTGCTGCGCCGTGGCTTCGAGGCCGCGACAGCACCCGTGGACGCGGGACTGCGCGATCGGCTGCGCACCGCGCTCGCCGGGGCCTCCACGTGGGTAGGCGCCGAGCCTCCCGCCTTCGTGGAGCGTCTGGTGCGCCAGCCGCGGGCCGGTCCCACCCACGCCAACAAGCAGCGGGTGGTGCTCCTGCCCGCGGAGAGCCACGCCGACCACTGCTACGTGGTGGCCGTCACCGCGGTGCTCGTCTCGCCCCTCTTCGGGGCGGATCCCACCAGGCCCTTCGTGGCCGCGTTGAGCCACCACCTCTCCAACGCCGTGTTGCCCGACGCGGGCGGCCACGGGAACCGGCTGCTCGGGGAGCACCTGGCGCCCCTCATGGCGCGCATCACCGAGCAGGTGCTCGACACGCTCCCCTCCGGGCTCGCCCTCCGCGTGCGTGAGGCGCGGCGGCTCCTCCCCCATACCGACACGCCCGAGGCCCGCGCCTTCCATGCCGCCAACACGCTGGATCGGCTACTGGAAATGGAGGTGCACGCGCGCGCCGCGGGCTTCACCCCGCGACAGGCGCTGGAGGACCTGGAGTTCATCCAAGACGGGCCCATGCGGGCCTACGAGAACGCGGTGCTCGCCGCGGTGGGCCTCTCCCCCTGA
- a CDS encoding type VI immunity family protein — MRLLLHNTRRWSFPDDYEDWKQREIEKRGFERGLLFTGSSGSRNGYELEYKARIPWRPDPEPTSVSLLTATLPTEFLERQGPGPVRQLVLDMASQLRFASGHAGLSLRLYWWLPREDEALRVGPLRYPGLDLRDAWRREEWMGLQVDGVHWLNFLGPHVLTQLGGANALRSRLRSSETTVVALDEERAVVSLGERPEVGDLSVGKSLPAYRELAQVLEPWLEPLVLRPSGEVAGQTRYTSLLLTEDEARRWWRRFLD; from the coding sequence GTGCGCCTTCTTCTCCACAACACCAGACGCTGGTCCTTCCCGGACGATTACGAGGACTGGAAGCAGAGGGAAATCGAGAAGCGAGGTTTCGAGCGGGGGCTCCTGTTCACGGGGAGTTCTGGCAGCCGGAACGGCTACGAGCTCGAATACAAGGCCCGCATTCCGTGGCGGCCCGATCCCGAGCCAACATCCGTGAGCCTGCTCACGGCGACGCTTCCCACCGAATTCCTCGAACGGCAGGGGCCGGGGCCCGTGCGCCAGTTGGTGCTCGACATGGCCTCCCAACTGCGTTTCGCCTCGGGTCACGCGGGCCTGTCCTTGCGGCTCTATTGGTGGCTTCCGCGAGAGGATGAGGCCCTGCGCGTCGGGCCCCTGCGCTACCCGGGCCTGGATCTCCGGGATGCCTGGCGTCGCGAGGAGTGGATGGGCCTTCAGGTGGATGGCGTCCACTGGCTCAACTTCCTCGGTCCTCACGTCCTCACCCAGCTCGGCGGCGCGAACGCCCTACGCTCCCGGCTGCGGTCCTCGGAGACGACCGTGGTGGCGCTCGACGAGGAGCGCGCCGTGGTCTCCCTGGGCGAGCGACCGGAGGTGGGAGACCTGTCCGTTGGGAAGAGCCTTCCCGCGTATCGTGAACTCGCCCAGGTGCTGGAGCCCTGGCTCGAGCCGTTGGTCCTGCGCCCCTCCGGGGAGGTCGCCGGGCAGACGCGCTACACCTCGCTCCTGCTCACCGAGGACGAGGCACGGCGCTGGTGGAGACGTTTCCTCGACTGA